A single window of Anopheles moucheti chromosome 2, idAnoMoucSN_F20_07, whole genome shotgun sequence DNA harbors:
- the LOC128297287 gene encoding pachytene checkpoint protein 2 homolog translates to MNDIVAPTIQLEVACTHGFNKAEQSCLVYQHVHDILEERETIQMGTTFTIPVPFVVQVEVCTNIDQYMVRSALQFNFYVLQQTPAVGETIKHDSEEMEISQHMLLPSQELHGLWESLIYEEGIKDSVLAFAESSMLFTRKGVDKNLITCNRLALFHGPPGTGKTSLCRAIAQKLAIKMNAQYRHAHLVEINSHSLFSRWFSESGKLVQKVFSEILALLDDERSLVCVLVDEVESIAFAREKISSNEPSDSIRVVNAVLTQLDRLRHFPNVFILATSNLTDSIDTAFLDRADFVQYIGHPTERAIYEIYRTALHHLQSIGVVEKEGKSNRRLSASVFDGIPSYEVATDPGRASCTVLDILLQIVKLSVGQSGRTLRKIPFLAHALFVKKETDSMLNFLTAMRQTIRKVQSDKFLLVQGNVSGECIATLHKSL, encoded by the exons ATGAACGACATAGTTGCTCCAACCATACAGTTAGAGGTGGCTTGCACCCACGG ATTCAATAAAGCGGAGCAGAGCTGTTTGGTTTACCAGCATGTGCACGACATTTTAGAAGAACGCGAAACTATTCAGATGGGCACTACTTTCACCATACCGGTGCCGTTCGTAGTGCAAGTGGAGGTGTGCACGAACATCGATCAGTACATGGTACGTTCGGCGCTGCAGTTTAACTTCTACGTGCTCCAGCAGACACCTGCCGTAGGGGAAACCATCAAACACGATTCGGAAGAAATGGAGATATCCCAACATATGTTGCTTCCGTCCCAAGAGTTGCACGGCCTGTGGGAGAGTCTTATCTACGAAGAAGGGATAAAAGACAGTGTGCTAGCGTTTGCCGAAAGTTCCATGCTTTTTACCCGCAAGGGCGTCGATAAGAATCTGATTACTTGCAATCGTCTGGCACTGTTTCACGGGCCACCGGGCACGGGCAAAACGAGCCTGTGTAGGGCCATTGCTCAAAAGTTAGCCATAAAAATGAACGCACAATACCGGCACGCCCATCTGGTGGAGATCAACAGCCACAGTTTGTTTTCTCGTTGGTTTTCCGAAAGCGGGAAGCTGGTGCAGAAAGTGTTCAGCGAGATCCTCGCATTGCTGGACGATGAACGTTCTTTGGTCTGCGTGCTTGTGGACGAGGTTGAATCCATCGCATTCGCTAGGGAAAAAATTTCTT CAAACGAACCGAGCGATAGCATACGGGTGGTGAATGCCGTGCTAACTCAACTAGATCGTCTACGTCATTTCCCAAACGTATTCATCCTTGCAACTTCTAACCTAACGGACAGCATCGATACGGCGTTCCTTGATAGAGCCGACTTCGTGCAGTATATAGGTCATCCGACAGAACGAGCCATCTACGAAATTTATCGGACGGCCTTGCACCATCTCCAATCCATTGGTGTTGTTgagaaggaaggaaaatccAATCGGCGATTGTCAGCCTCGGTGTTTGACGGTATTCCGAGCTACGAGGTTGCCACTGATCCTGGACGGGCGAGTTGCACTGTACTCGACATTTTGCTACAGATCGTTAAGCTGTCGGTAGGACAGAGCGGTCGAACGTTGCGCAAAATTCCATTCCTTGCGCATGCGCTGTtcgtaaaaaaagaaacggacAGTATGCTAAACTTCCTTACCGCCATGCGTCAAACAATACGTAAGGTGCAAAGTGATAAGTTCCTGCTGGTACAGGGCAACGTATCTGGAGAATGTATTGCCACATTGCATAAATCGTTATGA
- the LOC128310544 gene encoding serine/threonine-protein kinase pakD-like, translating to MDNCHNYATTSKKKRIPISDDIHIIIKKFRDKDKHDEKPSTSGDHDYDDEHSMDSEELRRVRHQEPSSSSTLVGIASNSNSNSTTCPSGTSLQTVGLGSNHAVQVQLPPQQHIISLAQTHTGLVSSANLACQNSSNQSEDIKHILRKLSNIEELLKVVVEQSLSRLTTIKQETGATLTTAPGAQLTAVDTSQIIQQHHQQQQQQQQQQQQQQQQQQQQQHQQQTVTQNAEIESCFKFPIRSLKELIELNKSICGDESLYNKLFEHLTKIRLDCDQNIVINALTSIVSDEVLDAVTWDTGKKFKLSSVVLFSDSLYVAWFKDKMKYDEYVTEMKDAIERSHKRHAKVKTKRNQQSVQPQLQQPQSLQPIMHSPLGTSNSASTNVPPGTVSTISCDNSALVLE from the exons atggacaATTGCCACAACTATGCAACCACAT cgaaaaagaaacgaatccCCATCTCGGACGATATACACATCATTATCAAAAAGTTCCGTGACAAGGACAAGCACGACGAGAAGCCTT CTACATCTGGTGACCATGACTACGACGATGAGCATAGCATGGATTCGGAGGAACTGCGGCGCGTACGGCACCAAGAACCGTCCTCTTCCTCTACACTGGTAGGCATTGCATCGAATAGCAACAGTAATAGTACAACATGCCCCAGCGGCACCTCGTTACAGACAGTCGGCTTGGGGAGCAACCATGCAGTGCAGGTGCAGCTGCCACCACAGCAGCACATCATTTCATTAGCCCAGACCCATACCGGGTTGGTGTCGAGTGCGAACCTAGCATGccaaaacagcagcaaccagTCGGAGGACATCAAGCACATACTGCGAAAGTTGTCCAATATCGAGGAGCTGCTGAAGGTGGTTGTCGAACAGAGTCTAAGCCGTCTAACGACGATAAAACAGGAGACGGGTGCGACGCTGACGACCGCTCCCGGGGCGCAACTGACGGCGGTCGATACGAGCCAAATAATtcagcaacatcatcagcaacagcagcagcaacaacagcaacaacaacagcagcagcaacaacaacaacaacaacaacaccagcaacaaacGGTTACCCAGAATGCGGAGATTGAATCATGCTTCAAGTTCCCGATTCGCTCGCTGAAGGAGCTGATCGAGCTGAACAAGAGCATCTGTGGCGACGAGTCGCTGTACAACAAGCTATTCGAGCATCTCACCAAAATAAGACTGGACTGTGACCAAAACATTGTAATTAATGCGCTAACATCGATAGTCAGTGACGAGGTGCTGGATGCGGTTACGTGGGACACTGGGAAGAAGTTTAAACTATCCTCGGTCGTGCTGTTTAGCGATTCGCTGTACG TCGCTTGGTTTAAGGACAAAATGAAGTACGACGAGTATGTGaccgaaatgaaggatgccaTCGAACGATCGCACAAGCGGCACGCTAAggtaaaaacgaaacgaaaccaacaaAGCGTCCAACCACAACTGCAGCAGCCCCAATCCCTGCAACCGATCATGCACTCTCCATTGGGGACAAGCAACAGTGCCAGCACAAACGTCCCGCCAGGGACCGTCAGCACGATCAGCTGCGACAATAGTGCGTTAGTGCTCGAATAG
- the LOC128297288 gene encoding uncharacterized protein LOC128297288, with amino-acid sequence MRLSFETRFCTLPAARWTFPLTYLPLSAGCTLSNICSAWLPSDPSDARIFLHSCCTLLLMNNLASFVFLLTRDAVRTTQPNDPPTKGPSYSPRAHLHYLLIVWQTNSLLVQGYIWYQISHYLHVEDLVHLLPLCLSLLCLDTCYAIALIGSIRMIANIFYKAVIVAFHAIAWLTLLLSLMCAVHKEYVGCSFIT; translated from the exons ATGAGGCTAAGTTTTGAAACGCGGTTTTGTACGTTACCAGCGGCACGCTGGACGTTTCCGCTTACCTATCTGCCACTGTCGGCCGGCTGCACATTGTCTAACATATGTTCAGCATGGTTACCCTCCGATCCTTCGGATGCAAGAATCTTTCTTCACTCGTGTTGTACACTACTTTTG ATGAATAACTTAGCTTCGTTTGTGTTTCTACTGACAAGAGATGCGGTTCGAACCACACAGCCAAACGATCCGCCAACGAAGGGCCCAAGCTACAGCCCAAGGGCTCACCTTCACTATCTACTCATCGTTTGGCAGACAAACTCTTTGCTGGTGCAGGGCTACATTTGGTATCAAATTTCTCAT TATCTACATGTAGAAGATCTAGTGCACCTTCTGCCACTGTGCCTTTCTTTACTTTGCTTGGACACTTGCTACGCGATCGCACTGATTGGCAGCATTCGAATGATTGCGAACATTTTTTATAAAGCAGTCATTGTCGCGTTTCATGCCATTGCATGGCTTACGCTCTTACTTAGCCTAATGTGTGCAGTGCACAAGGAGTACGTCGGCTGTAGCTTCATTACCTAA